A segment of the Helicobacter sp. 'house sparrow 1' genome:
AAAAGAAAACAACACAAGAACTTGATGATCGCACGAACTATACTTTTACAAAACCCACAAATAATAGCACCTTTAAGGGTGGTGGTACTCAGAGCAAAACAGAAAATCTAAACTTGACTGTGACTGCTCGTATTGTTAAAGTTTTAGAAAATGGTAACTATTTTATATTTGGAAATAAAGAGATTTTGGTAGATGGTGAGAAACAAGTGATAAAAGTGAGTGGAGTAGTGCGTCCTTATGATATTAATCGCAACAATACTGTAGAATCAAAATATCTTTCTGATGCAAAAATACATTATTTTAACCTCGGTGATTTGAGTAATACAAGTAAGAAAAAAGTTGCAACAGATGCCATTGAGAGTGAGTATCCATACTAATGAAAAAAGTTGCCATTATTCCTGCTAGAGGAGGGAGCAAGAGAATACCAAGGAAAAATATAAAGATGTTTTGTAATCTGCCTATTATTTCTTATTCTATTAAGTTAGCGGTAGAAACAAATATGTTTGATGAAATAGTGGTAAGTAGTGATGATGATGAAA
Coding sequences within it:
- the flgH gene encoding flagellar basal body L-ring protein FlgH, with protein sequence MRSGIVFFFTLLFLYSYQPEIEMTPPDYVEEMPSKDFIPDFGKPGSLFGQGDKPLFSDRRAMRPYDLVTVIINESSSANYSSSKAYNNNSSGNSTPPRLQYNGEDEDKKKTTQELDDRTNYTFTKPTNNSTFKGGGTQSKTENLNLTVTARIVKVLENGNYFIFGNKEILVDGEKQVIKVSGVVRPYDINRNNTVESKYLSDAKIHYFNLGDLSNTSKKKVATDAIESEYPY